One genomic window of Streptomyces sp. NBC_01498 includes the following:
- a CDS encoding MFS transporter yields MAAGYADILGTPYAARLLAGTLVGRLPSATGHIAIVLFVRDAGGGYTLAGALAAVYGLSTAVGQPLLGRAVDLFGQPRVQLPAAVLSALGMVLLAVTGIDPLPLAYAAAVVAGFFTPPLEGGLRALWPSVLQREDRVHRAYAMDAVAQEVMFTAGPLFVTLLVALWSPGAALLVINAIGVLGALSVVLSKPSRAWRSAPREAHWLGALRSPGLLALLAAFLFVGLALGSITVAGVAYADDQGRESVYGWLMAALGLGALVGGLAYGARQWTGSPERRLVGIVALLAAGYLPLALTPGVVAMTGLAVLSGVFLAPALACAFIVVDRHAPRGTVTEAFSWLVTTFGVGAAFGTGVAGPAVELAGTSASFAVAGAGGVAALLVLLATRGVLTAPGGETAEGAGDENDRNGAAQPGFSSGRQA; encoded by the coding sequence ATGGCCGCGGGCTACGCGGACATTCTGGGGACGCCGTACGCCGCGCGGCTGCTGGCCGGCACGCTCGTCGGGCGGCTGCCCAGCGCCACGGGGCACATCGCGATCGTCCTGTTCGTCCGCGACGCGGGCGGCGGCTACACCCTGGCCGGCGCCCTCGCGGCGGTCTACGGGCTGTCGACCGCGGTCGGCCAGCCGCTGCTCGGCCGGGCCGTGGACCTGTTCGGCCAGCCGCGCGTGCAGCTCCCCGCCGCGGTGCTGTCCGCCCTCGGCATGGTCCTCCTCGCCGTCACGGGCATCGACCCGCTGCCCCTGGCCTACGCGGCCGCGGTGGTCGCCGGATTCTTCACCCCGCCGCTCGAAGGCGGTCTGCGGGCGCTGTGGCCGAGCGTGCTCCAGCGGGAGGACCGGGTGCACCGCGCGTACGCCATGGACGCCGTGGCGCAGGAGGTGATGTTCACGGCGGGCCCGCTGTTCGTCACCCTGCTCGTCGCGCTGTGGTCGCCGGGCGCCGCGCTGCTCGTCATCAACGCCATCGGTGTCCTCGGCGCGCTCTCCGTCGTCCTGTCGAAACCCTCGCGCGCCTGGCGTTCGGCGCCCCGTGAGGCGCACTGGCTCGGCGCGCTGCGTTCGCCGGGACTGCTCGCCCTCCTCGCCGCGTTCCTCTTCGTCGGTCTTGCGCTCGGTTCCATCACCGTGGCAGGGGTGGCGTACGCGGACGACCAGGGACGCGAGTCGGTGTACGGCTGGCTGATGGCCGCGCTCGGCCTGGGCGCGCTGGTGGGCGGGCTGGCGTACGGCGCGCGGCAGTGGACGGGGAGCCCCGAACGCCGGCTGGTGGGCATCGTCGCGCTGCTCGCGGCCGGTTATCTGCCGCTGGCGCTGACTCCCGGGGTGGTGGCCATGACCGGGCTGGCGGTGCTGTCCGGGGTGTTCCTGGCGCCCGCGCTGGCGTGCGCGTTCATCGTGGTCGACCGGCACGCCCCGCGCGGCACGGTCACGGAGGCGTTCTCCTGGCTGGTCACGACGTTCGGGGTGGGCGCCGCGTTCGGTACGGGGGTGGCGGGCCCGGCGGTGGAGCTGGCCGGGACCTCGGCGAGCTTCGCCGTGGCGGGGGCGGGCGGTGTCGCGGCGCTGCTGGTCCTGCTGGCCACCCGGGGAGTCCTCACGGCTCCCGGTGGAGAGACCGCCGAAGGCGCCGGAGACGAAAATGATCGCAACGGTGCGGCCCAACCCGGTTTCAGCTCAGGCCGTCAGGCGTAA